From a single Rutidosis leptorrhynchoides isolate AG116_Rl617_1_P2 chromosome 5, CSIRO_AGI_Rlap_v1, whole genome shotgun sequence genomic region:
- the LOC139849364 gene encoding uncharacterized protein, translated as MIHSWQAGQRRKAETLEDWKQEMIAFPSMFNTNPSDAPIVIEARIENCVIGGIYTDTGVGADIMYEHCFIQLPDRVKEKLKDTFVPFVSFANDPSWSEGSIVLEIVLGKTPFKRTAHIEFLVVKANSQYNVILGRSAMMAFGAVTSTVHVMMKFPTPAGIATLYAERRRPIECVQINRTAVNPIIHEDGSISPNPEFPY; from the coding sequence ATGATACATTCATGGCAAGCCGGACAGCGAAGAAAAGCAGAAACGTTAGAAGATTGGAAACAGGAAATGATTGCTTTTCCTTCCATGTTTAACACAAATCCATCTGACGCTCCTATAGTGATTGAAGCTCGAATAGAAAATTGTGTTATTGGAGGAATATATACTGATACCGGAGTAGGAGCAGATatcatgtatgaacattgttttATACAACTACCAGACAGAGTTAAGGAAAAGCTAAAGGACACATTTGTTCCCTTTGTAAGCTTTGCTAATGATCCATCATGGTCAGAAGGAAGCATAGTTTTAGAAATCGTATTGGGAAAAACGCCATTTAAAAGAACTGCCCATATTGAATTTTTGGTCGTAAAAGCAAATTCGCAGTATAACGTCATTTTAGGACGATCAGCCATGATGGCATTCGGAGCTGTAACATCAACGGTGCACGTAATGATGAAATTCCCCACACCGGCTGGCATCGCCACGCTGTACGCTGAACGGAGAAGACCAATAGAATGTGTACAAATAAACAGAACAGCTGTTAACCCAATCATTCATGAAGATGGGTCTATATCACCAAATCCAGAGTTTCCATATTAG